One Streptomyces sp. RPA4-2 genomic window carries:
- a CDS encoding helix-turn-helix domain-containing protein → MSIGNSPDGNIPEDERPFEEHHEEGPSVGRALQQARIEAGLTVDDVSNATRVRIAIVHAIEQDDFSPCGGDVYARGHIRTLARAVQLDPVPLLARYDAEHGGRPAPTPAAPLFEAERIRPERRGPNWTAAMVAAIVAVIGFVGFTAIKGSSGDGAKSNVAEGSTPTTGKSPVSASPKISKPADPKPDPSDSAIAAAPQDKVTVQVSAPDGRSWISAKDHNGRLLFDGLLKQGESQTFQDKTKIDLVLGDAGAIQLYVNGKKIDDQFQSGQVERLTYTKGDPVVG, encoded by the coding sequence GTGTCCATCGGCAACTCCCCTGACGGCAACATCCCCGAAGACGAGCGCCCGTTCGAAGAGCACCACGAAGAAGGTCCCTCGGTCGGCCGTGCTCTGCAGCAGGCCCGCATCGAGGCCGGACTGACCGTCGACGACGTCAGCAACGCGACCCGGGTCCGTATCGCCATCGTGCACGCGATCGAACAGGACGACTTCAGCCCCTGTGGCGGTGACGTCTACGCGCGCGGTCACATCCGGACCCTGGCCCGCGCCGTACAGCTCGACCCGGTTCCTCTGCTGGCACGCTACGACGCCGAACACGGCGGGCGTCCCGCGCCGACCCCGGCCGCCCCGCTCTTCGAGGCGGAACGTATCCGCCCGGAGCGTCGCGGGCCGAACTGGACCGCGGCCATGGTCGCGGCGATCGTCGCCGTGATCGGCTTCGTCGGCTTCACCGCGATCAAGGGCAGCTCGGGCGACGGCGCGAAGTCGAACGTCGCCGAGGGCTCCACGCCCACCACCGGCAAGTCGCCCGTCTCGGCCAGCCCCAAGATCAGCAAGCCCGCCGACCCGAAGCCCGATCCGTCCGACAGCGCCATCGCGGCCGCCCCGCAGGACAAGGTGACCGTGCAGGTGAGCGCCCCCGACGGGCGCAGCTGGATCTCCGCCAAGGACCACAACGGCCGGCTGCTCTTCGACGGCCTGCTCAAGCAGGGCGAGTCCCAGACCTTCCAGGACAAGACGAAGATCGACCTCGTCCTCGGCGACGCGGGCGCGATCCAGCTCTATGTGAACGGCAAGAAGATCGACGACCAGTTCCAGTCGGGCCAGGTCGAGCGACTGACCTACACCAAGGGTGACCCCGTCGTCGGATAA
- the rimO gene encoding 30S ribosomal protein S12 methylthiotransferase RimO — MPERRTVALVTLGCARNEVDSEELAGRLEADGWQLVEDAEDADVAVVNTCGFVEAAKKDSVDALLEANDLKGQGRTQAVVAVGCMAERYGKELAQALPEADGVLGFDDYADISDRLQTILNGGIHASHTPRDRRKLLPISPAERQSAGEDVALPGHGAPSDLPEGVAPVSGPRAPLRRRLDGSPVASVKLASGCDRRCSFCAIPSFRGSFISRRPSDVLNETRWLAEQGVKEVMLVSENNTSYGKDLGDIRLLETMLPELAEIDGIERVRVSYLQPAEMRPGLIDVLTSTPNIAPYFDLSFQHSAPDVLRSMRRFGDTDRFLELLDTIRSKAPQAGVRSNFIVGFPGESETDLAELERFLTHARLDAIGVFGYSDEEGTEAATYENKLDEDVVADRLARVSRLAEELVAQRAEERVGETVQVLVESLDDEDGAYGRAAHQAPETDGQVLFTSGEGLTVGRIVEAKVVGTEGVDLVAEPLPGSLPGTEEAGR; from the coding sequence ATGCCTGAACGCCGTACCGTCGCACTCGTCACTCTTGGCTGCGCCCGTAACGAGGTGGACTCGGAGGAGCTCGCAGGCCGCTTGGAGGCGGACGGCTGGCAACTCGTGGAGGACGCCGAGGACGCGGATGTCGCCGTCGTCAACACCTGTGGCTTCGTCGAGGCCGCCAAGAAGGACTCCGTCGACGCCCTCCTCGAAGCCAATGACCTCAAGGGCCAGGGCAGAACCCAGGCCGTCGTGGCGGTGGGCTGCATGGCCGAGCGGTACGGCAAGGAGCTCGCCCAGGCCCTGCCCGAGGCCGACGGCGTGCTCGGCTTCGACGACTACGCCGACATCTCCGACCGCCTCCAGACCATCCTGAACGGCGGGATCCACGCCTCGCACACCCCCCGCGACCGGCGCAAGCTGCTGCCGATCAGCCCGGCCGAGCGGCAGAGCGCCGGCGAGGACGTGGCCCTTCCCGGTCACGGCGCCCCCTCGGACCTACCGGAGGGCGTGGCCCCGGTGTCCGGCCCCCGCGCACCGCTGCGCCGCCGTCTGGACGGCTCGCCGGTCGCCTCGGTGAAGCTCGCCTCCGGCTGTGACCGGCGCTGCTCCTTCTGCGCCATCCCGTCCTTCCGCGGGTCCTTCATCTCCCGGCGCCCCAGCGACGTGCTGAACGAGACCCGCTGGCTGGCCGAGCAGGGCGTCAAGGAGGTCATGCTGGTCTCCGAGAACAACACCTCGTACGGCAAGGACCTCGGCGACATCCGCCTGCTGGAGACGATGCTGCCCGAGCTGGCCGAGATCGACGGCATCGAGCGGGTGCGGGTCAGCTATCTGCAGCCCGCCGAGATGCGCCCCGGGCTCATCGACGTCCTCACCTCGACGCCGAACATCGCGCCCTACTTCGACCTCTCCTTCCAGCACTCCGCGCCCGACGTGCTGCGCTCGATGCGCCGCTTCGGCGACACCGACCGCTTCCTCGAGCTGCTCGACACGATCCGCTCCAAGGCACCGCAGGCCGGTGTGCGGTCCAACTTCATCGTGGGCTTCCCCGGGGAGAGCGAAACCGACCTCGCGGAGCTGGAGCGGTTCCTCACCCACGCGCGTCTCGACGCGATCGGCGTCTTCGGGTACTCCGACGAGGAGGGCACGGAGGCGGCGACGTACGAGAACAAGCTGGACGAGGACGTCGTCGCCGACCGCCTCGCGCGGGTGTCCCGGCTCGCCGAGGAACTGGTCGCGCAGCGCGCGGAGGAGCGCGTCGGCGAGACCGTACAGGTGCTGGTGGAGTCGCTCGACGACGAGGACGGCGCGTACGGCCGCGCCGCGCACCAGGCGCCCGAGACGGACGGACAGGTGCTGTTCACGAGCGGCGAAGGTCTGACCGTCGGCCGTATCGTCGAGGCCAAGGTGGTCGGTACGGAAGGTGTGGACCTGGTGGCCGAGCCGCTCCCGGGTTCGCTCCCCGGTACTGAGGAGGCGGGCAGATGA
- the pgsA gene encoding CDP-diacylglycerol--glycerol-3-phosphate 3-phosphatidyltransferase gives MTGVPASAAGGSPSANGAAGAPGAPGDSKPARGGKLGAAAVNQASLWNIANILTMIRLVLVPGFVALMLADGGYDPVWRAWAWAAFAVAMITDIFDGHLARTYDLVTDFGKIADPIADKAIMGSALICLSSLGDLPWWVTGVILGRELGVTLLRFVVIRYGVIPASRGGKLKTLAQGTAVGMYVLALTGGLATLRFWVMAVAVVLTVVTGLDYVRQAIVLRRSGIAARLAASVEAER, from the coding sequence ATGACCGGAGTCCCGGCGTCCGCGGCGGGCGGCTCCCCCAGCGCGAACGGCGCGGCGGGCGCTCCCGGCGCCCCTGGGGACTCCAAGCCGGCGCGGGGCGGGAAGCTGGGCGCCGCGGCGGTCAACCAGGCCAGCCTCTGGAACATCGCGAACATCCTGACCATGATCCGGCTCGTCCTGGTACCCGGCTTCGTGGCGCTGATGCTGGCCGACGGCGGGTACGACCCCGTCTGGCGTGCCTGGGCCTGGGCGGCCTTCGCCGTCGCCATGATCACCGATATCTTCGACGGTCACCTGGCGCGCACGTACGACCTGGTCACGGACTTCGGGAAGATCGCCGACCCCATCGCCGACAAGGCGATCATGGGCTCGGCGCTGATCTGTCTGTCCTCGCTGGGTGATCTTCCGTGGTGGGTGACGGGCGTGATCCTCGGGCGCGAGCTCGGCGTCACCCTGCTGCGCTTCGTGGTGATCCGTTACGGCGTCATTCCGGCCAGTCGCGGCGGCAAGCTGAAGACCCTGGCGCAGGGCACGGCGGTCGGCATGTACGTCCTCGCGCTGACGGGCGGCCTGGCCACCCTGAGGTTCTGGGTGATGGCCGTGGCGGTCGTCCTGACCGTCGTCACCGGGCTCGACTATGTGAGACAGGCCATCGTGCTGCGCAGGAGTGGAATCGCCGCGCGCCTGGCGGCGTCCGTGGAGGCCGAGCGGTGA